A single genomic interval of Hevea brasiliensis isolate MT/VB/25A 57/8 chromosome 4, ASM3005281v1, whole genome shotgun sequence harbors:
- the LOC110654052 gene encoding adenine nucleotide transporter BT1, chloroplastic/mitochondrial isoform X1 yields MGKQAIQDFYNKNDGFFSISDMGSQWRFQDGQYLPGGGMFASVNQMGMGFPNSSDNSSIKSLYADLCVKYLSFVSVQEEEGTFKKKKGGLKLKLKVKNPMLISERIAGAVSRIAVAPLETIRTHLMVGSSRHTTTEVFHNIMKTDGWKGLFRGNFVNVIRVAPSKTIEVLIVSLFTARLASTHFSAPSALFLVFHATRKEVAVSSSRVHYKILNSNQLLYNNGWGYSCVDPYSTTMQITK; encoded by the exons ATGGGTAAGCAAGCAATACAGGATTTTTATAACAAAAATGATGGATTTTTCTCAATCTCTGATATGGGGTCTCAGTGGAGATTTCAAGATGGGCAATATCTTCCTGGTGGAGGCATGTTTGCAAGCGTTAATCAAATGGGAATGGGCTTCCCAAATTCCAGTGACAATAGCAGCATAAAATCCCTGTATGCTGATTTGTGTGTCAAGTATTTGTCTTTTGTAAGCGTCCAGGAGGAGGAAGGGACCTTTAAGAAGAAAAAGGGCGGACTCAAGTTGAAGCTTAAGGTTAAAAATCCTATGTTAATTAGTGAAAGGATAGCTGGGGCTGTCTCAAGGATTGCCGTTGCTCCGCTGGAGACCATAAGGACTCATTTGATGGTGGGAAGCAGTAGGCACACTACCACTGAGGTGTTCCATAATATAATGAAGACCGATGGATGGAAGGGGTTGTTTAGAGGCAATTTCGTCAATGTGATTCGAGTTGCCCCAAGCAAAACCATAGAG GTATTGATCGTGTCATTATTCACTGCTAG ATTGGCATCAACACATTTCAGTGCCCCATCGGCTCTATTTTTGGTATTCCATGCCACTCGGAAAGAAGTTGCTGTTAGTTCCTCCAGAGtgcattataaaattttaaatagcaACCAACTATTGTACAACAATGGATG
- the LOC110654052 gene encoding adenine nucleotide transporter BT1, chloroplastic/mitochondrial isoform X2 produces MGKQAIQDFYNKNDGFFSISDMGSQWRFQDGQYLPGGGMFASVNQMGMGFPNSSDNSSIKSLYADLCVKYLSFVSVQEEEGTFKKKKGGLKLKLKVKNPMLISERIAGAVSRIAVAPLETIRTHLMVGSSRHTTTEVFHNIMKTDGWKGLFRGNFVNVIRVAPSKTIEVLIVSLFTASHLFSSLSFPTGLNFLDWHQHISVPHRLYFWYSMPLGKKLLLVPPECIIKF; encoded by the exons ATGGGTAAGCAAGCAATACAGGATTTTTATAACAAAAATGATGGATTTTTCTCAATCTCTGATATGGGGTCTCAGTGGAGATTTCAAGATGGGCAATATCTTCCTGGTGGAGGCATGTTTGCAAGCGTTAATCAAATGGGAATGGGCTTCCCAAATTCCAGTGACAATAGCAGCATAAAATCCCTGTATGCTGATTTGTGTGTCAAGTATTTGTCTTTTGTAAGCGTCCAGGAGGAGGAAGGGACCTTTAAGAAGAAAAAGGGCGGACTCAAGTTGAAGCTTAAGGTTAAAAATCCTATGTTAATTAGTGAAAGGATAGCTGGGGCTGTCTCAAGGATTGCCGTTGCTCCGCTGGAGACCATAAGGACTCATTTGATGGTGGGAAGCAGTAGGCACACTACCACTGAGGTGTTCCATAATATAATGAAGACCGATGGATGGAAGGGGTTGTTTAGAGGCAATTTCGTCAATGTGATTCGAGTTGCCCCAAGCAAAACCATAGAG GTATTGATCGTGTCATTATTCACTGCTAG TCATCTATTTAGTTCTTTGAGTTTTCCTACTGGTCTCAATTTCTTAGATTGGCATCAACACATTTCAGTGCCCCATCGGCTCTATTTTTGGTATTCCATGCCACTCGGAAAGAAGTTGCTGTTAGTTCCTCCAGAGtgcattataaaattttaa
- the LOC110654052 gene encoding adenine nucleotide transporter BT1, chloroplastic/mitochondrial isoform X4, with product MGKQAIQDFYNKNDGFFSISDMGSQWRFQDGQYLPGGGMFASVNQMGMGFPNSSDNSSIKSLYADLCVKYLSFVSVQEEEGTFKKKKGGLKLKLKVKNPMLISERIAGAVSRIAVAPLETIRTHLMVGSSRHTTTEVFHNIMKTDGWKGLFRGNFVNVIRVAPSKTIEIGINTFQCPIGSIFGIPCHSERSCC from the exons ATGGGTAAGCAAGCAATACAGGATTTTTATAACAAAAATGATGGATTTTTCTCAATCTCTGATATGGGGTCTCAGTGGAGATTTCAAGATGGGCAATATCTTCCTGGTGGAGGCATGTTTGCAAGCGTTAATCAAATGGGAATGGGCTTCCCAAATTCCAGTGACAATAGCAGCATAAAATCCCTGTATGCTGATTTGTGTGTCAAGTATTTGTCTTTTGTAAGCGTCCAGGAGGAGGAAGGGACCTTTAAGAAGAAAAAGGGCGGACTCAAGTTGAAGCTTAAGGTTAAAAATCCTATGTTAATTAGTGAAAGGATAGCTGGGGCTGTCTCAAGGATTGCCGTTGCTCCGCTGGAGACCATAAGGACTCATTTGATGGTGGGAAGCAGTAGGCACACTACCACTGAGGTGTTCCATAATATAATGAAGACCGATGGATGGAAGGGGTTGTTTAGAGGCAATTTCGTCAATGTGATTCGAGTTGCCCCAAGCAAAACCATAGAG ATTGGCATCAACACATTTCAGTGCCCCATCGGCTCTATTTTTGGTATTCCATGCCACTCGGAAAGAAGTTGCTGTTAG
- the LOC110654052 gene encoding adenine nucleotide transporter BT1, chloroplastic/mitochondrial isoform X3, with protein MGKQAIQDFYNKNDGFFSISDMGSQWRFQDGQYLPGGGMFASVNQMGMGFPNSSDNSSIKSLYADLCVKYLSFVSVQEEEGTFKKKKGGLKLKLKVKNPMLISERIAGAVSRIAVAPLETIRTHLMVGSSRHTTTEVFHNIMKTDGWKGLFRGNFVNVIRVAPSKTIEVLIVSLFTASSLVWLSVHTGWLINGTELILFL; from the exons ATGGGTAAGCAAGCAATACAGGATTTTTATAACAAAAATGATGGATTTTTCTCAATCTCTGATATGGGGTCTCAGTGGAGATTTCAAGATGGGCAATATCTTCCTGGTGGAGGCATGTTTGCAAGCGTTAATCAAATGGGAATGGGCTTCCCAAATTCCAGTGACAATAGCAGCATAAAATCCCTGTATGCTGATTTGTGTGTCAAGTATTTGTCTTTTGTAAGCGTCCAGGAGGAGGAAGGGACCTTTAAGAAGAAAAAGGGCGGACTCAAGTTGAAGCTTAAGGTTAAAAATCCTATGTTAATTAGTGAAAGGATAGCTGGGGCTGTCTCAAGGATTGCCGTTGCTCCGCTGGAGACCATAAGGACTCATTTGATGGTGGGAAGCAGTAGGCACACTACCACTGAGGTGTTCCATAATATAATGAAGACCGATGGATGGAAGGGGTTGTTTAGAGGCAATTTCGTCAATGTGATTCGAGTTGCCCCAAGCAAAACCATAGAG GTATTGATCGTGTCATTATTCACTGCTAG TTCACTTGTTTGGCTGAGTGTCCACACCGGATGGCTCATAAATGGAACTGAACTGATCCTTTTTTTGTGA
- the LOC110654052 gene encoding adenine nucleotide transporter BT1, chloroplastic/mitochondrial isoform X5 codes for MGKQAIQDFYNKNDGFFSISDMGSQWRFQDGQYLPGGGMFASVNQMGMGFPNSSDNSSIKSLYADLCVKYLSFVSVQEEEGTFKKKKGGLKLKLKVKNPMLISERIAGAVSRIAVAPLETIRTHLMVGSSRHTTTEVFHNIMKTDGWKGLFRGNFVNVIRVAPSKTIEVLIVSLFTASTTMQITK; via the exons ATGGGTAAGCAAGCAATACAGGATTTTTATAACAAAAATGATGGATTTTTCTCAATCTCTGATATGGGGTCTCAGTGGAGATTTCAAGATGGGCAATATCTTCCTGGTGGAGGCATGTTTGCAAGCGTTAATCAAATGGGAATGGGCTTCCCAAATTCCAGTGACAATAGCAGCATAAAATCCCTGTATGCTGATTTGTGTGTCAAGTATTTGTCTTTTGTAAGCGTCCAGGAGGAGGAAGGGACCTTTAAGAAGAAAAAGGGCGGACTCAAGTTGAAGCTTAAGGTTAAAAATCCTATGTTAATTAGTGAAAGGATAGCTGGGGCTGTCTCAAGGATTGCCGTTGCTCCGCTGGAGACCATAAGGACTCATTTGATGGTGGGAAGCAGTAGGCACACTACCACTGAGGTGTTCCATAATATAATGAAGACCGATGGATGGAAGGGGTTGTTTAGAGGCAATTTCGTCAATGTGATTCGAGTTGCCCCAAGCAAAACCATAGAG GTATTGATCGTGTCATTATTCACTGCTAG
- the LOC110654052 gene encoding adenine nucleotide transporter BT1, chloroplastic/mitochondrial isoform X6 — protein sequence MGKQAIQDFYNKNDGFFSISDMGSQWRFQDGQYLPGGGMFASVNQMGMGFPNSSDNSSIKSLYADLCVKYLSFVSVQEEEGTFKKKKGGLKLKLKVKNPMLISERIAGAVSRIAVAPLETIRTHLMVGSSRHTTTEVFHNIMKTDGWKGLFRGNFVNVIRVAPSKTIEVLIVSLFTAR from the exons ATGGGTAAGCAAGCAATACAGGATTTTTATAACAAAAATGATGGATTTTTCTCAATCTCTGATATGGGGTCTCAGTGGAGATTTCAAGATGGGCAATATCTTCCTGGTGGAGGCATGTTTGCAAGCGTTAATCAAATGGGAATGGGCTTCCCAAATTCCAGTGACAATAGCAGCATAAAATCCCTGTATGCTGATTTGTGTGTCAAGTATTTGTCTTTTGTAAGCGTCCAGGAGGAGGAAGGGACCTTTAAGAAGAAAAAGGGCGGACTCAAGTTGAAGCTTAAGGTTAAAAATCCTATGTTAATTAGTGAAAGGATAGCTGGGGCTGTCTCAAGGATTGCCGTTGCTCCGCTGGAGACCATAAGGACTCATTTGATGGTGGGAAGCAGTAGGCACACTACCACTGAGGTGTTCCATAATATAATGAAGACCGATGGATGGAAGGGGTTGTTTAGAGGCAATTTCGTCAATGTGATTCGAGTTGCCCCAAGCAAAACCATAGAG GTATTGATCGTGTCATTATTCACTGCTAG
- the LOC110654053 gene encoding EG45-like domain containing protein 2, translating into MVLIIAIAVVLSLLSNEASHVLGDIGTATSYDPPYIPTRCYGNRGDQFPPGNLFVAVSVGLWDNGAACGRRYRLRCLSGNDKPCKEGSVIDVKVVDYCPKSPCPSTILLSNDAFSAVSRSSTARINVEYIQI; encoded by the exons ATGGTGCTCATCATAGCCATTGCAGTAGTTCTTAGTTTACTAAGCAATGAAGCAAGCCATGTCCTTGGGGACATTGGTACTGCTACTTCTTATGATCCTCCTTATATAC CTACAAGGTGTTATGGGAATAGAGGAGATCAGTTCCCTCCAGGAAACTTGTTTGTAGCAGTGAGTGTGGGGCTATGGGATAATGGGGCAGCTTGTGGAAGGCGTTACAGGTTGAGGTGCTTAAGTGGAAATGATAAACCATGCAAAGAGGGTAGTGTTATTGATGTGAAGGTGGTGGATTATTGCCCAAAATCTCCATGCCCTTCTACCATCCTCTTGTCCAATGATGCATTTTCTGCTGTTTCTCGCTCTTCCACTGCCAGAATCAACGTTGAATACATCCA GATATGA
- the LOC110654050 gene encoding uncharacterized protein LOC110654050, whose protein sequence is MRSVSSISSFLSLGLVRRRIISNKSQISVLRFYSDDPFPLSSPKPPGLLGRYKNLVDQGKLQHDPYQERVAFELEKLLGRLEQYEKDMEEYHVNLANWEKKRENERLKLLMEEAEQQQKGDIRTSVNKHRNKLLERWMFRKKPENVEPGVGRWVSYLNRERKLDSLVGSRPTAPPAPKGLYIYGNVGSGKTMLMDMFYGATEGIVKHRKRFHFHEAMLNINEHMHKIWKNQVEEQSLQSSLSSWIMNLPFDMKVKEWLAAEERYKQEVQMKNILPAVADKFLVDQQGDQNGASILCFDEIQTVDVFAIVALSGILSRLLTTGTVLVATSNRAPKDLNQDGMQREIFLKLVSKLEKHCEIVLIGSEIDYRRFIAQRSKDQVHYFWPLENSVVKEFEKIWSQVTEQLGGEITSATVPVMFGRKLEVPKSCNGVAKFTFEYLCGQPRGAADYIAVAKSYHTVFISDIPTMSMRIRDKARRFITLIDELYNHHCCLFCSAASSIDDLFQGTEEGTLFDLESFQFETETEGGKLRRDVLAEGTVGSGGAPTGIISMLSGQEEMFAFRRAGSRLIEMQTPLYLEGVRMLHPYFQRQSKGFGNNRTILQSQVSP, encoded by the exons ATGAGGAGCGTATCCTCAATTTCTTCGTTTTTATCACTGGGGCTTGTTCGACGAAGAATAATCTCTAATAAGTCTCAAATCAGTGTTCTTCGCTTCTACTCTGATGATCCTTTCCCTCTTTCCTCCCCAAAGCCTCCAG GGCTACTGGGACGCTATAAGAATTTGGTTGATCAAGGGAAGCTGCAGCATGATCCTTACCAGGAAAGGGTTGCTTTTGAATTAGAAAAATTGCTTGGAAGATTGGAGCAATATGAGAAAGACATGGAGGAATATCAC GTAAACCTAGCTAACTGGGAGAAGAAGAGGGAGAATGAGCGGCTTAAGCTTTTGATGGAAGAAGCTGAGCAGCAGCAGAAGGGGGACATACGGACATCAGTAAACAAGCATCGGAATAAACTTCTTGAAAGATGGATGTTTCG GAAAAAACCTGAAAATGTTGAACCTGGAGTGGGTAGATGGGTTTCATACCTAAATAGAGAAAGAAAGTTGGATTCACTTGTTGGTAGTCGTCCAACTGCTCCTCCAGCACCAAAAGGGCTTTATATATATGGCAATGTTGGAAGCG GAAAGACCATGCTGATGGATATGTTTTATGGTGCCACTGAAGGAATTGTTAAACATCGAAAACGATTTCACTTTCATGAG GCTATGCTGAATATAAATGAACATATGCATAAGATATGGAAGAATCAAGTGGAGGAACAGTCATTGCAGTCAAGCTTATCTAGCTGGATTATGAATCTTCCTTTTGATATGAAAGTCAAGGAGTGGTTAGCTGCAGAGGAAAGGTATAAGCAAGAAGTGCAGATGAAAAACATTCTCCCTGCGGTGGCAGACAAGTTTCTTGTAGATCAACAAGGAGATCAAAATGGGGCTAGTATTCTTTGCTTTGATGAGATACAG ACAGTTGATGTATTTGCTATTGTGGCCTTATCTGGAATTCTAAGCAGATTGTTGACTACTGGAACTGTGCTTGTGGCCACCAGTAACCGAGCACCAAAGGATTTAAATCAG GATGGTATGCAAAGAGAGATCTTCCTAAAATTGGTTTCAAAATTGGAGAAGCACTGTGAGATAGTTCTGATTGGAAGTGAGATTGATTATCGACGTTTTATAGCTCAAAGATCCAAAGACCAG GTTCACTATTTCTGGCCATTGGAGAACAGTGTTGTGAaggaatttgagaaaatttggTCTCAGGTCACAGAGCAGTTGGGAGGAGAAATCACTTCTGCTACTGTCCCAGTTATGTTTGGGAG AAAGTTGGAGGTTCCCAAAAGCTGCAATGGAGTGGCAAAGTTTACATTCGAGTATCTATGTGGTCAGCCG CGAGGTGCAGCAGATTATATTGCAGTTGCAAAAAGTTATCACACTGTCTTCATCTCTGACATTCCAACAATGAGCATGCGAATCCGTGACAAG GCACGAAGGTTTATCACCCTCATAGATGAGTTATACAATCATCATTGCTGCCTGTTTTGTTCTGCAGCTTCTTCTATTGATGACCTATTTCAAGGAACTGAAGAGGGCACACTTTTTGATTTGGAAAG TTTCCAATTTGAAACCGAGACAGAAGGTGGAAAGCTTCGAAGAGATGTCTTAGCTGAAGGCACTGTGGGATCTGGAGGTGCACCAACTGGCATAATTTCCATGCTATCTGGTCAAGAAGAGATGTTTGCCTTCCGCCGAGCA GGTTCACGCTTGATCGAAATGCAGACACCTTTATACCTGGAAGGAGTTAGAATGCTTCACCCTTATTTCCAAAGGCAGAGCAAAGGATTTGGAAATAATCGAACCATTTTACAATCTCAAGTATCACCATGA
- the LOC110654049 gene encoding pentatricopeptide repeat-containing protein At4g21065, with protein MQFPTQKRKLLKVTESTIAIASTIHCSANNRAAEQRCLALLQDCNSLPKLTQVHTHILKLGLQNNPLVLTKFTSTSSDIYAIDYASSFLFSLESDTRLYDTFLFNTIIRAYAQTNHSKDKAICMYNLMLEYNVLPNKFTYPFVLKACAGIGNLNLGKSLHGSVLKFGFDNDVHVQNTMVHMYCCGRGGIEFARKVFDEMGKMDSVSWSAMIGGYARLGMSTDAVSLFRQMQIAGVCPDEITMVSVLSACTDLGALELGKWVESYIEKEGVQKTVELCNALIDMFAKCGNVDKAIKLFRNMEERTIVSWTSVIVGLAMHGRGVEAVALFEEMIGSGVVPDDVVFIGLLSACSHSGLVDRGRDYFDLMVKNFGIVPKIEHYGCMVDMLCRAGLIRDALEFVQQMPIEPNPIVWRTLINACRAHGELKLGEKITRQLIRNEPMHESNYVLLSNIYAKMFNWEKKMRIRELMDRKGMKKIPGSTMIELGNEIYEFVAGDKSHYQYSEIFEMVDEMGREMKQAGYVPTTSEVLLDIDNEDKEDTLNTHSEKLAIAFALLNTPPGTSIRIVKNLRVCSDCHSATKFVSKIYNREIIMRDRNRFHHFKDGMCSCRDFW; from the coding sequence ATGCAATTCCCAACCCAAAAAAGAAAGCTGCTCAAAGTGACTGAATCTACTATAGCAATTGCATCCACAATCCACTGCAGCGCCAACAATAGAGCGGCGGAGCAGAGATGTCTAGCTCTCCTTCAAGACTGCAATAGCCTTCCCAAACTCACCCAAGTCCACACCCACATCCTCAAATTGGGTCTCCAGAACAATCCTCTTGTCCTCACCAAGTTCACTTCCACATCCTCTGATATTTACGCCATTGACTATGCTTCCTCTTTCTTATTCTCACTGGAATCGGATACCCGTTTATATGATACCTTTCTCTTCAATACCATCATCAGAGCTTATGCTCAAACTAATCATTCGAAGGACAAAGCTATATGCATGTATAACCTCATGCTTGAATATAATGTTTTGCCTAATAAGTTCACGTACCCTTTTGTCCTCAAGGCCTGTGCGGGTATTGGAAACTTGAATTTGGGCAAGTCTCTTCATGGTTCAGTGTTGAAATTTGGATTTGACAATGACGTGCATGTGCAGAATACAATGGTGCACATGTATTGCTGTGGCAGAGGAGGGATTGAGTTTGCACGTAAGGTGTTTGATGAAATGGGAAAAATGGACTCTGTTTCGTGGAGTGCGATGATTGGTGGGTATGCACGTTTAGGGATGTCCACTGATGCAGTTAGTTTGTTTAGGCAAATGCAGATCGCAGGTGTTTGTCCTGATGAGATTACTATGGTATCTGTTTTGTCTGCCTGTACAGATTTAGGTGCTCTTGAACTTGGGAAGTGGGTAGAGTCCTATATCGAGAAAGAAGGAGTTCAAAAGACAGTTGAGCTTTGTAATGCTCTGATTGACATGTTTGCTAAGTGTGGTAATGTTGATAAAGCTATCAAATTGTTTAGGAACATGGAAGAGAGAACCATTGTTTCGTGGACTTCTGTGATTGTTGGCTTGGCAATGCACGGTCGTGGTGTAGAGGCTGTTGCATTGTTTGAAGAGATGATAGGAAGTGGGGTGGTGCCAGATGATGTTGTGTTTATTGGGCTGCTCTCTGCTTGCAGTCATTCTGGGTTAGTTGATAGGGGAAGAGATTATTTTGACTTGATGGTAAAGAATTTTGGCATAGTACCTAAAATTGAACACTACGGATGCATGGTTGATATGTTGTGCAGGGCAGGACTCATTAGAGACGCATTGGAATTTGTTCAGCAAATGCCTATTGAGCCCAATCCTATTGTTTGGCGTACTCTAATTAATGCTTGCCGTGCCcatggtgaactcaagcttggagAAAAAATCACCAGACAGCTTATTAGAAATGAGCCCATGCACGAGTCCAACTATGTACTACTCTCCAACATTTATGCCAAAATGTTCAACtgggaaaagaaaatgaggattaGAGAGTTGATGGACAGGAAGGGAATGAAGAAGATCCCTGGGAGCACTATGATTGAGTTGggcaatgaaatttatgaatttgtGGCTGGAGATAAATCTCACTACCAGTACAGCGAAATATTTGAAATGGTGGACGAGATGGGAAGGGAGATGAAGCAGGCTGGGTATGTCCCAACTACATCAGAGGTTTTGCTTGATATTGACAATGAAGACAAGGAAGACACTTTGAACACACATAGTGAAAAGCTGGCTATTGCTTTTGCCCTTCTGAACACCCCACCTGGAACTTCTATTAGAATTGTGAAGAATCTGCGAGTTTGCAGTGATTGTCACTCCGCTACTAAGTTCGTCTCTAAGATATATAATCGAGAAATAATAATGAGAGACCGGAACAGGTTTCACCATTTCAAGGATGGGATGTGCTCATGCAGAGATTTCTGGTAA
- the LOC110654048 gene encoding probable sugar phosphate/phosphate translocator At5g25400: MGKGGSLSDSVLKKILLSYTYVAIWIFLSFTVIVYNKYILDKKMYNWPFPISLTMIHMSFCATLAFLLIKVFKVVEPVTMSRDLYLSSVVPIGALYSLSLWLSNSAYIYLSVSFIQMLKALMPVAVYSIGVLFKREGFKTDTMVNMLSISFGVAIAAYGEARFDTWGVVLQLGAVAFEATRLVLIQILLTSKGITLNPITSLYYVAPCCLVFLFLPWIFVEYPVLKETSSFHFDFVIFGTNSLCAFALNLAVFLLVGKTSALTMNVAGVVKDWLLIAFSWSVIKDTVTPVNLFGYGLAFLGVAYYNHAKLQALKAKEAQKKAQQADEEAGRLLEEREGEGTGKRSESQN; encoded by the coding sequence ATGGGCAAGGGTGGATCTCTCAGCGACAGTGTCTTGAAGAAGATCCTTCTCTCCTACACCTATGTTGCTATCTGGATCTTCCTCTCCTTCACTGTCATTGTTTACAACAAGTATATCCTCGACAAGAAGATGTACAATTGGCCTTTTCCCATCTCCCTTACCATGATCCACATGTCCTTCTGTGCTACTCTCGCTTTTCTTCTCATCAAGGTCTTCAAAGTCGTTGAACCCGTTACCATGTCTCGGGATCTCTACCTCTCCTCCGTCGTACCCATTGGTGCTTTGTATTCCCTTAGCCTTTGGCTTTCCAATTCTGCCTACATCTACTTGTCTGTCTCCTTTATTCAGATGCTTAAAGCTCTCATGCCGGTCGCCGTCTATTCGATTGGGGTTTTGTTTAAAAGAGAGGGTTTCAAGACCGATACCATGGTTAACATGTTGTCGATCTCGTTTGGAGTTGCTATTGCAGCTTATGGAGAAGCCAGATTTGATACCTGGGGGGTTGTTCTACAACTGGGTGCTGTTGCCTTTGAGGCCACTAGACTGGTATTGATTCAAATCTTGCTTACATCTAAGGGGATCACACTCAATCCTATTACTTCTCTTTATTATGTGGCGCCTTGCTGTTTGGTTTTCTTGTTTTTGCCTTGGATTTTCGTGGAATACCCTGTTTTGAAGGAGACTTCGAGCTTTCATTTTGATTTTGTCATCTTTGGAACCAATTCCTTGTGTGCCTTCGCCTTGAATCTTGCTGTGTTTTTGCTTGTGGGGAAGACTTCCGCTTTGACGATGAATGTGGCTGGTGTGGTCAAGGATTGGTTGTTGATCGCCTTCTCTTGGTCAGTCATCAAGGATACGGTGACCCCAGTAAACTTGTTTGGATATGGCCTTGCGTTTTTGGGTGTTGCCTATTACAATCATGCCAAATTGCAGGCATTGAAGGCTAAGGAGGCTCAAAAGAAGGCCCAACAAGCCGATGAGGAGGCTGGAAGGTTGTTGGAGGAGAGGGAGGGAGAAGGAACCGGGAAGAGAAGTGAATCACAAAACTAA